In the Streptomyces sp. NBC_00525 genome, one interval contains:
- a CDS encoding LCP family protein, with the protein MTHDATAESTQESSPASPGRAGKRKASRKAGRKRRRGLKITLIVLLVLLIAAGGTAYWLYSRLDGNITGVDINKALGEDRPEKLPTSGQNLLVLGSDSRAGSENKELGGGAGVSGARSDTALVVHIPEGRDKAVAVSIPRDTLVTRPECTRADGSTVPTANRVMFNSVYSQVGPSCVVKTVEKMSGVRIDHYLEINFAGFKGLVDAIGGVTIDVKEPIHDKKTGLDLEAGPQKLDGTESLKFVRTRYSLRDGTDLSRIGLQQQFLVALLKEVKSQDLLGSPTSAYKIANSATAALTTDDELASLTSLAKFARSMNGVDPESMETIMLPVEYDKIDRNRVVAVESRASALWKAIREDAPIPETAKKSPALGEG; encoded by the coding sequence ATGACCCACGACGCGACAGCCGAGAGCACGCAGGAAAGCAGTCCGGCGTCCCCCGGCCGCGCAGGGAAGCGCAAGGCGAGCCGCAAGGCAGGCCGCAAGCGGCGCCGCGGCCTCAAGATCACCCTGATCGTCCTGCTCGTCCTGCTCATCGCCGCAGGCGGCACGGCCTACTGGCTCTACAGCCGGCTCGACGGCAACATCACCGGCGTCGACATCAACAAGGCGCTCGGCGAGGACCGCCCCGAGAAGCTGCCGACCAGCGGGCAGAACCTGCTCGTCCTCGGTTCGGACTCGCGGGCCGGGTCCGAGAACAAGGAACTCGGCGGCGGGGCCGGGGTCAGCGGGGCACGCTCCGACACCGCGCTCGTCGTGCACATCCCGGAGGGCCGGGACAAGGCCGTCGCCGTGTCCATCCCGCGCGACACCCTCGTCACCCGGCCCGAGTGCACCAGGGCGGACGGCTCGACGGTGCCCACCGCGAACCGTGTGATGTTCAACTCGGTCTACTCGCAGGTCGGCCCGTCCTGCGTGGTCAAGACCGTCGAGAAGATGTCCGGCGTGCGCATCGACCACTACCTGGAGATCAACTTCGCCGGGTTCAAGGGGCTGGTCGACGCCATCGGCGGCGTCACCATCGACGTCAAGGAACCCATCCACGACAAGAAGACCGGGCTGGACCTCGAGGCCGGCCCGCAGAAGCTCGACGGCACCGAGTCCCTGAAGTTCGTCCGCACCCGCTACAGCCTGCGCGACGGTACGGACCTGAGCCGCATCGGCCTCCAGCAGCAGTTCCTCGTCGCGCTGCTCAAGGAGGTCAAGAGCCAGGACCTGCTGGGCAGCCCGACCAGCGCCTACAAGATCGCCAACTCGGCCACCGCCGCCCTCACCACCGACGACGAGCTGGCCTCGCTCACCTCGCTCGCGAAGTTCGCCCGGTCGATGAACGGGGTCGACCCGGAGTCGATGGAGACGATCATGCTGCCCGTCGAGTACGACAAGATCGACCGCAACCGCGTCGTGGCCGTCGAGTCGCGCGCATCGGCCCTGTGGAAGGCGATCCGCGAGGACGCGCCGATCCCCGAGACCGCCAAGAAGTCGCCCGCGCTCGGCGAGGGCTGA
- a CDS encoding stealth family protein, whose protein sequence is MVGSGNPEAGSLVSAYRSVVPAGARRRIVRKVPAPLRSAVKSSFGSVDAIRSATVVWAMGGRRNAPRHSVAATRRVVRVKGRHMHALVVDGATAWAARARNLHILIAALEAGGIDYFCIRGATKDLPTVAVPADQREAAEEMFQIAFDQTPGYVGAATAPESGMRPGDNAKSWRQLRKHDALRLAWYVTDPTQELAFGADQGCDVEFWKERDGLLEAPRPNRVVAEVPVDAPRYTVPQALFALIPGAYTTGSARTVAEFTQPLAEDHLFPIDVVYTWVDDSDPQWRAEREAVRSGRTGGGPTRTLHAQAANDSRFTSRDELRYSLRSLHQYAPWVRTIYLVTAGQVPSWLDTEAPGIKVVDHREIFSDPTALPTFNSHAIESQLHHIEGLSEHFLYLNDDVFLGRPVGADRFFHTNGLTKFFQSKALIPSGPVVTEDLPVNAAGKNSRALIERSFGTRIAQKMKHTPHALRRSILADIELVYSAEHHRTQHSRFRSPEDVPIASSLHHYYGFHTGRTTTGNLRYQYIDLAADQARRRLDNLLAHRHFDTFCLNDTVEHPDPEAQERMVRNFLDAYFPVPSRFERADWDGRRAVHRPERPEKAELRQ, encoded by the coding sequence GTGGTCGGTTCCGGCAATCCGGAGGCGGGATCGCTGGTTTCGGCGTACCGGTCCGTGGTGCCGGCCGGGGCACGGAGGCGCATCGTCCGCAAGGTGCCGGCCCCGCTGCGCTCCGCGGTCAAGTCGTCCTTCGGGTCCGTCGACGCCATCCGGTCCGCGACCGTCGTATGGGCGATGGGCGGCCGCCGCAACGCCCCCCGGCACAGCGTCGCCGCCACCCGCCGCGTCGTACGCGTCAAGGGCCGGCACATGCACGCCCTCGTCGTCGACGGCGCCACGGCCTGGGCCGCCCGGGCCCGCAACCTCCACATCCTCATCGCCGCGCTGGAAGCCGGCGGGATCGACTACTTCTGCATCCGGGGCGCCACCAAGGACCTGCCCACCGTCGCGGTCCCCGCCGACCAGCGCGAAGCGGCCGAGGAAATGTTCCAGATCGCCTTCGACCAGACCCCCGGCTACGTCGGCGCCGCCACCGCGCCGGAGTCCGGCATGCGCCCCGGCGACAACGCCAAGTCCTGGCGCCAGCTCCGCAAGCACGACGCCCTCCGGCTCGCCTGGTACGTCACCGACCCCACCCAGGAACTTGCCTTCGGTGCCGACCAGGGCTGCGACGTGGAGTTCTGGAAGGAGCGCGACGGACTCCTCGAAGCACCCCGCCCCAACCGGGTGGTGGCCGAGGTACCGGTCGACGCCCCCCGCTACACCGTCCCGCAGGCCCTGTTCGCCCTCATCCCCGGCGCCTACACCACCGGCAGCGCCCGCACGGTAGCCGAGTTCACCCAGCCCCTGGCCGAGGACCACCTCTTCCCCATCGACGTCGTCTACACCTGGGTCGACGACTCCGACCCCCAGTGGCGCGCCGAACGCGAAGCCGTCCGCTCGGGCCGCACCGGCGGCGGCCCCACCCGTACGCTGCACGCCCAGGCCGCCAACGACTCCCGCTTCACCAGCCGCGACGAGCTGCGCTACTCCCTGCGCTCCCTGCACCAGTACGCGCCCTGGGTCCGCACCATCTACCTGGTCACCGCCGGCCAGGTGCCCAGCTGGCTGGACACCGAGGCACCCGGCATCAAGGTCGTCGACCACCGCGAGATCTTCTCCGACCCGACCGCCCTGCCCACGTTCAACTCGCACGCCATCGAGAGCCAGCTCCACCACATCGAGGGCCTGTCCGAGCACTTCCTCTACCTCAACGACGACGTCTTCCTCGGCCGCCCGGTCGGCGCCGACCGCTTCTTCCACACCAACGGCCTGACCAAGTTCTTCCAGTCCAAGGCGCTCATCCCCAGCGGCCCCGTGGTCACCGAGGACCTGCCGGTGAACGCCGCGGGCAAGAACAGCCGGGCCCTGATCGAGCGGTCCTTCGGCACCCGCATCGCGCAGAAGATGAAGCACACCCCGCACGCCCTGCGGCGCAGCATCCTCGCCGACATCGAACTGGTCTACAGCGCGGAGCACCACCGCACCCAGCACTCCCGCTTCCGGTCGCCCGAGGACGTCCCCATCGCCTCCTCGCTGCACCACTACTACGGCTTCCACACCGGGCGCACGACCACCGGCAACCTGCGCTACCAGTACATCGACCTCGCCGCCGACCAGGCCCGGCGCCGCCTGGACAACCTCTTGGCCCACCGGCACTTCGACACGTTCTGCCTGAACGACACCGTCGAACACCCCGACCCCGAGGCCCAGGAACGCATGGTCAGGAACTTCCTCGACGCGTACTTCCCCGTCCCCAGCCGGTTCGAGCGCGCGGACTGGGACGGCCGGCGCGCCGTGCACCGTCCGGAACGGCCGGAGAAGGCCGAGCTCAGACAGTGA
- a CDS encoding amino acid permease: protein MSTQQDLPPSGDGLFRTKTVEQSIRDTEEPEHALRKSLSALDLTVFGVGVVIGTGIFVLTGKVAKETAGPATALAFVVAGVVCALAALCYAEFASTVPVAGSAYTFSYASLGELVAWIIGWDLVLEFALGTAVVAVGWSGYVRSLLDNAGWHLPDVLSGPDVAEGFGFDILAFALVLLLTVILVLGMKLSARVTAVVVAVKIAVVLIVIIAGLFFIDTGNYSPFIPEAEPQPSGSGLDAPLVQLIFGYAPTNFGVMGIFTAASIVFFAFIGFDVVATAAEETKLPQRDMPRGILASLLICTVLYVAVSIVVTGMQHYTELSVSAPLADAFKAVGHPFYAGVISFGAAVGLTTVCMILLLGQTRVFFAMSRDGLLPTFFSKTHPRFRTPYRPTILLGAVIAVVAGVTSINELATLVNIGTLFAFVVVALGVIVLRRTRPDLHRAFRTPLVPLIPVLSVAASVWLMLNLPAETWLRFAIWMVLGAIIYFAYGRSHSRLHRDRG, encoded by the coding sequence GTGAGCACGCAGCAGGACCTGCCCCCCAGCGGAGACGGGCTGTTCAGGACCAAGACGGTCGAGCAGTCCATCCGGGACACCGAGGAGCCGGAGCACGCCCTCAGAAAGTCGCTCTCCGCGCTCGACCTCACCGTCTTCGGAGTCGGCGTCGTCATCGGCACCGGGATCTTCGTCCTCACCGGAAAGGTCGCCAAGGAGACCGCGGGCCCCGCCACCGCCCTCGCCTTCGTGGTCGCCGGCGTCGTCTGCGCCCTGGCCGCCCTGTGCTACGCGGAGTTCGCGTCCACCGTCCCGGTCGCCGGGTCCGCGTACACCTTCTCGTACGCCTCGCTCGGCGAACTGGTCGCCTGGATCATCGGCTGGGACCTGGTGCTGGAGTTCGCGCTCGGCACCGCGGTGGTCGCGGTCGGCTGGTCCGGCTACGTCCGCTCGCTGCTGGACAACGCGGGCTGGCATCTGCCGGACGTGCTGTCCGGGCCCGACGTGGCGGAAGGATTCGGCTTCGACATCCTCGCCTTCGCCCTGGTGTTGCTGCTCACCGTGATCCTGGTGCTCGGCATGAAGCTCTCCGCCCGGGTCACCGCCGTGGTCGTCGCCGTGAAGATCGCCGTCGTGCTGATCGTCATCATCGCCGGACTGTTCTTCATCGACACCGGCAACTACTCGCCGTTCATCCCGGAGGCCGAGCCGCAGCCCTCCGGGTCGGGGCTCGACGCCCCGCTGGTCCAGCTCATCTTCGGCTACGCCCCGACCAACTTCGGCGTGATGGGCATCTTCACCGCCGCCTCCATCGTCTTCTTCGCCTTCATCGGCTTCGACGTCGTCGCCACGGCCGCCGAGGAGACCAAGCTGCCGCAGCGCGACATGCCGCGCGGCATCCTGGCCTCCCTGCTCATCTGCACCGTGCTGTACGTCGCGGTGTCGATCGTCGTCACCGGGATGCAGCACTACACGGAACTGTCCGTCAGCGCCCCGCTCGCGGACGCCTTCAAGGCGGTCGGGCACCCCTTCTACGCGGGCGTCATCAGCTTCGGCGCCGCCGTCGGCCTCACCACGGTCTGCATGATCCTGCTGCTGGGCCAGACCCGGGTGTTCTTCGCGATGAGCCGCGACGGCCTGCTCCCCACGTTCTTCTCCAAGACCCACCCGCGCTTCCGCACCCCGTACCGCCCGACCATCCTGCTCGGTGCGGTGATCGCCGTGGTCGCCGGGGTGACCAGCATCAACGAGCTGGCGACCCTGGTGAACATCGGCACCCTCTTCGCCTTCGTGGTCGTCGCGCTCGGCGTCATCGTGCTGCGCCGCACCCGTCCGGACCTGCACCGCGCCTTCCGTACGCCGCTGGTGCCGCTGATCCCGGTCCTGTCGGTGGCCGCGTCGGTCTGGCTGATGCTCAATCTGCCGGCCGAGACCTGGCTGCGGTTCGCGATCTGGATGGTGCTCGGCGCGATCATCTACTTCGCGTACGGCCGCTCGCACAGCCGCCTGCACCGCGACCGGGGCTGA
- a CDS encoding glycosyltransferase, with protein sequence MNIEILAHTLATDSIGARAAARLAQSLAPRHRVTVVTARGAAEPHAALRFPENVTVTALAPAVGSGDRDDDETSQLVLAGDPEFRRYNRSDDNRLRKHLGGTTADVVIALSSALGAVLAQCSVPHARRIARQPAPVERLPESVRPRWTELYRELDAVVPLTRGDANAPEYQALRGAGVEVCQIAEPVLLAEGPDKPTTGVVISAGRLVSHRRVDLALHAFARTHATQPGWQLRLFGTGPLRRETRDLVTALGLHDRVLVFNREAAEEDFYDADIALVTYERMDSARPVLEALAQATPVVATDAPFGAPEVLADGHAGLLVPVGDVHATAHALERYMADERLRSAHRDAALHIARSASADQVGDAYEELFAAVKAGARGRWGQRRRTGGGGAPTEDRPRPTADCRLLPDGAWELTLHGVSGARVLRVKDESKGGGEVDFAIGGGGTRAQIDARALSGLREGRADFYAVDGKGKERRLRYGRCTLGGARDVGHLSDLDHFHWALPYATEGGYLRLRVWSRQSHAELVTVDYTDTSLWLTGWLQGQWQPGGEWLLLLRRRQEPTRTLAVGRARFEDGWFGAELSMDETMRARLFTRENWDVLLTDGSGSEPVRVARIADDQVMRRDVQRFPELVREEPAHLFGPDVGRAVVGLRPYFTADNELSVVVTEHH encoded by the coding sequence GTGAACATCGAGATCCTGGCCCACACCCTGGCCACTGATTCCATCGGCGCGCGGGCGGCCGCCCGGCTCGCCCAGTCCCTCGCCCCCCGCCACCGGGTCACCGTCGTCACCGCACGGGGCGCCGCCGAACCGCACGCCGCCCTCCGCTTCCCGGAGAACGTGACCGTCACCGCCCTGGCCCCCGCGGTCGGCTCCGGTGACCGGGACGACGACGAGACCTCGCAGCTCGTCCTCGCCGGCGACCCCGAGTTCCGGCGCTACAACCGCTCCGACGACAACAGGCTCCGCAAGCACCTGGGCGGGACCACCGCCGACGTGGTGATCGCCCTCAGCTCCGCGCTCGGCGCGGTCCTGGCGCAGTGCTCCGTGCCCCACGCCCGGCGCATCGCCCGCCAGCCCGCACCCGTCGAACGGCTCCCGGAGTCGGTACGCCCCCGCTGGACGGAGCTGTACCGCGAACTCGACGCCGTCGTCCCTCTCACCCGGGGCGACGCGAACGCCCCCGAGTACCAGGCGCTGCGCGGCGCCGGTGTCGAGGTGTGCCAGATCGCCGAACCGGTGCTCCTGGCCGAGGGTCCGGACAAGCCGACCACCGGCGTGGTGATCAGCGCCGGGCGACTGGTCTCGCACCGCCGCGTCGACCTGGCCCTGCACGCCTTCGCCCGGACCCACGCGACACAGCCCGGCTGGCAGCTGCGGCTGTTCGGCACCGGACCGCTGCGCCGCGAGACCCGCGACCTGGTCACCGCCCTGGGCTTGCACGACCGCGTGCTCGTCTTCAACCGCGAAGCCGCGGAGGAGGACTTCTACGACGCCGACATCGCCCTGGTCACCTACGAGCGCATGGACAGCGCCCGCCCGGTCCTCGAAGCGCTCGCCCAGGCCACCCCGGTCGTCGCCACGGACGCGCCCTTCGGCGCTCCCGAGGTGCTCGCCGACGGCCACGCCGGGCTGCTCGTCCCGGTCGGCGACGTCCACGCCACGGCCCACGCGCTGGAGCGCTACATGGCGGACGAACGCCTGCGCTCCGCCCACCGGGACGCGGCCCTGCACATCGCGCGGTCCGCGAGCGCCGACCAGGTCGGCGACGCCTACGAGGAACTGTTCGCCGCCGTCAAGGCCGGCGCACGCGGCCGGTGGGGCCAGCGACGGCGAACCGGCGGCGGTGGCGCCCCCACCGAGGACCGGCCCCGCCCCACCGCCGACTGCCGGCTGCTGCCGGACGGCGCCTGGGAGCTGACCCTGCACGGCGTGTCCGGCGCCCGCGTCCTGCGCGTCAAGGACGAGAGCAAGGGCGGCGGCGAGGTCGACTTCGCCATCGGGGGCGGCGGTACCCGGGCACAGATCGACGCCCGCGCCCTGTCCGGGCTGCGCGAGGGCCGCGCCGACTTCTACGCGGTCGACGGCAAGGGCAAGGAGCGCCGGCTGCGCTACGGGCGGTGCACGCTCGGCGGCGCCCGCGACGTCGGCCATCTGAGCGACCTGGACCACTTCCACTGGGCCCTGCCGTATGCGACCGAGGGCGGCTATCTGCGCCTGCGCGTCTGGTCCCGGCAGAGCCACGCCGAACTGGTCACCGTCGACTACACCGACACCAGCCTCTGGCTCACCGGCTGGCTCCAGGGCCAGTGGCAGCCCGGCGGCGAGTGGCTGCTGCTGCTCCGCCGCCGCCAGGAGCCCACCCGCACCCTCGCGGTCGGCCGGGCACGCTTCGAGGACGGCTGGTTCGGCGCGGAGCTGAGCATGGACGAGACCATGAGGGCCCGGCTGTTCACGCGGGAGAACTGGGACGTGCTGCTCACCGACGGCAGCGGCAGCGAGCCGGTCAGGGTGGCCCGCATCGCCGACGACCAGGTGATGCGGCGCGATGTGCAGCGCTTCCCCGAGCTGGTGCGCGAGGAGCCGGCGCATCTGTTCGGACCCGACGTGGGCCGGGCCGTCGTCGGACTGCGCCCCTACTTCACCGCCGACAACGAACTCTCTGTCGTGGTGACCGAGCACCACTGA
- the dxs gene encoding 1-deoxy-D-xylulose-5-phosphate synthase: MTQPREARPARAVVGDGGDLLTGIGGPRDLDRLTPEQLVRLAEEIRTFLVDAVSKTGGHLGPNLGVVELTIALHRVFDSPKDKVLFDTGHQSYVHKLLTGRQDFSRLKSKGGLSGYPSRAESEHDVIENSHASTVLGWADGLAKANEVRGKDDHVVAVIGDGALTGGMAWEALNNIAAAKDRPLVIVVNDNERSYAPTIGGLANHLATLRTTDGYERFLARGKDLLERTPVVGKPLYETLHGAKKGLKDFIAPQGMFEDLGLKYVGPIDGHDIEALESALQRAKRFGGPVIVHCLTEKGRGYTPALQDEADRFHAVGKIHPDTGLPVATSGLDWTSVFGEEMVKLGHEREDIVAITAAMLQPVGLTKFEKEFPDRIYDVGIAEQHGAVSAAGLATGGLHPVFAVYATFLNRAFDQVLMDVALHKCGVTFVLDRAGITGTDGASHNGMWDMSILQVVPGLRIAAPRDADQVRAQLREAVEVDDAATVVRFSKGAVGPSVKAVGTVGGMDVLRKPTAAKPDVLLVSIGALAPMCLEIADLLDAQGISTTVVDPRWVKPVDEAMAPLAAQHRVVVTVEDNSRAGGVGSAISQALRDADVDVPLRDFGIPPVFLDHASRKEVMAEIGLTAPDIARQVTGLVAKLDGRYDTAADNRTVAEHVAD; this comes from the coding sequence GTGACACAGCCGCGCGAAGCGCGTCCCGCACGGGCGGTGGTGGGCGACGGAGGAGATCTGCTGACCGGCATCGGCGGACCACGTGACCTCGACCGACTCACCCCCGAGCAGCTGGTCCGGCTCGCCGAGGAGATCCGCACCTTCCTCGTCGACGCCGTCTCCAAGACCGGCGGCCACCTCGGACCCAACCTCGGCGTGGTCGAGCTGACCATCGCCCTGCACCGGGTCTTCGACTCGCCGAAGGACAAGGTCCTCTTCGACACCGGCCACCAGAGCTACGTGCACAAGCTCCTCACCGGCCGCCAGGACTTCAGCAGGCTCAAGAGCAAGGGCGGCCTGTCCGGCTACCCCTCGCGCGCCGAGTCCGAGCACGACGTCATCGAGAACTCGCACGCCTCCACCGTCCTCGGCTGGGCGGACGGCCTCGCCAAGGCCAACGAGGTACGCGGCAAGGACGACCACGTCGTGGCCGTCATCGGCGACGGCGCGCTGACCGGCGGCATGGCCTGGGAGGCGCTGAACAACATCGCCGCCGCCAAGGACCGCCCCCTCGTCATCGTCGTCAACGACAACGAGCGCTCCTACGCCCCCACCATCGGCGGCCTCGCCAACCACCTCGCCACCCTGCGCACCACCGACGGCTACGAGCGCTTCCTCGCCCGCGGCAAGGACCTCCTGGAGCGCACCCCCGTCGTCGGCAAGCCGCTGTACGAGACGCTGCACGGCGCCAAGAAGGGCCTCAAGGACTTCATCGCCCCGCAGGGCATGTTCGAGGACCTCGGCCTGAAGTACGTCGGCCCCATCGACGGCCACGACATCGAGGCCCTGGAGTCCGCGCTCCAGCGCGCCAAGCGCTTCGGCGGCCCCGTCATCGTGCACTGCCTCACCGAGAAGGGCCGCGGCTACACCCCCGCCCTCCAGGACGAGGCCGACCGCTTCCACGCCGTCGGCAAGATCCACCCCGACACGGGCCTGCCCGTCGCCACCTCCGGCCTCGACTGGACCTCGGTGTTCGGCGAGGAGATGGTCAAGCTCGGCCACGAGCGCGAGGACATCGTCGCCATCACCGCGGCCATGCTCCAGCCGGTCGGCCTGACCAAGTTCGAGAAGGAGTTCCCGGACCGGATCTACGACGTCGGCATCGCCGAGCAGCACGGCGCCGTCTCCGCCGCCGGCCTCGCCACCGGCGGACTGCACCCCGTCTTCGCGGTGTACGCCACCTTCCTCAACCGCGCCTTCGACCAGGTCCTGATGGACGTCGCCCTGCACAAGTGCGGGGTCACCTTCGTCCTGGACCGGGCCGGCATCACCGGTACGGACGGCGCCTCGCACAACGGCATGTGGGACATGTCCATCCTCCAGGTCGTCCCCGGCCTGCGCATCGCCGCCCCGCGCGACGCCGACCAGGTCCGCGCCCAGCTCCGCGAGGCCGTCGAGGTCGACGACGCCGCCACCGTCGTCCGCTTCTCCAAGGGCGCCGTCGGCCCCTCGGTCAAGGCCGTCGGCACGGTGGGCGGCATGGACGTGCTGCGCAAGCCGACCGCCGCCAAGCCCGACGTGCTGCTCGTCTCCATCGGCGCGCTCGCCCCGATGTGCCTGGAGATCGCCGACCTGCTCGACGCCCAGGGCATCTCGACCACCGTCGTGGACCCCCGCTGGGTCAAGCCCGTCGACGAGGCCATGGCCCCGCTCGCCGCGCAGCACCGCGTCGTCGTCACCGTCGAGGACAACAGCCGGGCCGGCGGCGTCGGCTCCGCGATCTCCCAGGCCCTGCGCGACGCCGACGTGGACGTGCCGCTGCGCGACTTCGGCATCCCGCCGGTCTTCCTCGACCACGCGTCCCGCAAGGAGGTCATGGCCGAGATCGGGCTGACCGCCCCGGACATCGCCCGCCAGGTCACCGGCCTGGTCGCCAAGCTCGACGGCCGCTACGACACGGCCGCCGACAACCGCACCGTCGCGGAGCACGTCGCGGACTGA
- a CDS encoding stealth family protein encodes MNRVFDTSSRETAGETPTGPGRRPEPAPAQLRRGRTERRVVVDMHKRVALVHDRLTPLAAREMNNLEVRRALEAAGIDWFAVPALDDTASAIGVDARRRPQALAALRARLSGSKGYLARPKTGMAPGDGAWDGASPKTWERAAGLSVVRVFWFRTTEEGRLTHGADTGCDVEFWEPEESVPGQGIDRLAAPRRNRASEHVSLTQSELVVPGEHMTKLVGRAHGSEVPQLRPTRTRPELDIPFPDEHPFPIDVVYTWVDGDDPAWQRRRAESRGEVFHAEAASLARYVSRDELKYSLRSVRMFMPWVRNIYIVTDQQTPHWWAPGDGRARVVDHREIFDDPSHLPTFNSHAIESRLHHIPGLSRHFVYFNDDMFIGRTLTPSAFFHPNGIAKFFPSPAQVPYGPPEPEEVPTSVAAKNNRRLIQQRFGRTLVQKMKHVPYALNRDILAAIERDFPEEHRGTSASPVRSITDLSIASSLHHYYAYYSGCSLPGDLRYGYFALDDPELEHKLELLLLRRDRDTFCLNDSASDPAEIEHQSHLLHRFLEAFYPVPSPYEKTAA; translated from the coding sequence GTGAACCGCGTGTTTGACACCTCCAGTCGAGAGACGGCTGGCGAGACCCCCACGGGCCCCGGCCGCCGCCCGGAGCCCGCGCCCGCGCAGCTGCGCAGGGGCCGTACGGAGCGACGGGTCGTCGTCGACATGCACAAGCGTGTCGCGCTGGTGCACGACCGCCTCACGCCCCTCGCCGCGCGCGAGATGAACAACCTGGAAGTCCGCCGCGCCCTGGAGGCCGCCGGGATCGACTGGTTCGCCGTACCCGCTCTCGACGACACCGCGTCGGCGATCGGCGTGGACGCGCGCCGCCGCCCGCAGGCCCTGGCCGCGCTGCGCGCCCGGCTGTCCGGGAGCAAGGGCTACCTGGCCCGCCCGAAGACCGGCATGGCCCCCGGCGACGGCGCCTGGGACGGCGCGTCCCCCAAGACGTGGGAACGGGCGGCCGGCCTCTCCGTCGTCCGCGTCTTCTGGTTCCGCACCACCGAGGAAGGCCGCCTCACCCACGGCGCCGACACGGGCTGCGACGTCGAGTTCTGGGAGCCCGAGGAGAGCGTCCCCGGCCAGGGGATCGACCGCCTCGCCGCCCCCCGCCGCAACCGCGCCAGCGAGCACGTCTCCCTCACGCAGTCCGAGCTGGTCGTGCCCGGGGAGCACATGACCAAGCTGGTGGGCCGGGCCCACGGCTCCGAGGTGCCGCAGCTGCGCCCCACCCGGACCCGCCCCGAACTGGACATCCCCTTCCCCGACGAGCACCCCTTCCCCATCGACGTCGTCTACACCTGGGTGGACGGCGACGACCCGGCCTGGCAGCGGCGCCGCGCCGAGAGCCGCGGCGAGGTCTTCCACGCCGAGGCGGCGAGCCTCGCCCGCTACGTCTCCCGCGACGAGCTGAAGTACAGCCTCCGCTCGGTCCGCATGTTCATGCCGTGGGTGCGCAACATCTACATCGTCACCGACCAGCAGACCCCGCACTGGTGGGCCCCCGGCGACGGCCGGGCCCGCGTGGTGGACCACCGGGAGATCTTCGACGACCCGTCCCACCTGCCCACCTTCAACAGCCACGCGATCGAGTCCCGGCTGCACCACATCCCCGGACTCTCCCGCCACTTCGTCTACTTCAACGACGACATGTTCATCGGACGGACGCTCACACCCTCCGCGTTCTTCCACCCCAACGGCATCGCCAAGTTCTTCCCGTCCCCGGCCCAGGTCCCCTACGGCCCGCCGGAGCCCGAGGAAGTGCCGACCTCGGTCGCCGCCAAGAACAACCGCCGGCTCATCCAGCAGCGGTTCGGCCGCACCCTCGTACAGAAGATGAAGCACGTGCCGTACGCGCTCAACCGGGACATCCTCGCCGCCATCGAACGCGACTTCCCCGAGGAGCACCGGGGCACCTCCGCCAGCCCCGTGCGCAGCATCACCGACCTGTCCATCGCCTCCTCGCTGCACCACTACTACGCCTACTACTCCGGGTGCAGCCTCCCCGGCGACCTGCGGTACGGCTACTTCGCGCTGGACGACCCCGAGCTGGAGCACAAGCTGGAACTGCTGCTCCTGCGCCGGGACCGGGACACCTTCTGCCTGAACGACTCCGCGAGCGACCCCGCCGAGATCGAGCACCAGAGCCACCTGCTCCACCGGTTCCTGGAGGCCTTCTACCCGGTGCCGAGCCCGTACGAGAAGACGGCGGCCTGA